The following are encoded together in the Meriones unguiculatus strain TT.TT164.6M chromosome 16, Bangor_MerUng_6.1, whole genome shotgun sequence genome:
- the Tdrd6 gene encoding tudor domain-containing protein 6 isoform X2: protein MSSTPGLPTPGASLALRVSFVDVHPEVIPVQLWGLVGQRREEYVRLSREIQEAAATRGPWALGGASASPGELCLVQVGLMWHRCRVVSRQAQDSRVFLLDEGRTITAGAGSLAPGRSEFFHLPSEVLGCVLAGLVPAGGGGAGGGEPQHWSSSAVDFLSNLQGKEVHGRVLDVLLLHRLVLLEVPVVAQQMEELGLARQVPDSLFCSLLKRYLTAAGLGNSGAPVLPRAAPKQEHPGLDYFYPQLQLGVTEPVVVTQVCHPHRIHCQLRSLSQEIHRLSESMAQVYRASTGTEDEDSGSATWEEREESPDKPGSPCASCGLDGQWYRALLLETFRPQRCAQVLHVDYGRKELVSCSSLRYLLPEYFRMPVVTYPCALYGLWDCGRGWSRSQVGDLKALILGQSVNAKIEFYCSFEHKYYVTLYGEDGINLNSAFGVQSCCLADRFLESQGLEEDEEEEDMEAAFHSQSPAEEMEEEVSLPSLSAIRLKMNAFYDAQVEFVKNPSEFWIRLRKHKNTFSKLMKKMCSFYSSASKLDGVILKPEPDDLCCVKWKENGYYRAMVTRLDSKSVDVFLVDRGNSENVDWSDVRMLLPQFRQLPILALKCTLADIWPLGKTWSQEAISFFKKTVLHKELVVHILDKQDRQYVIEILDESRTGEENISKVIAQAGYAKYQEFEAKENIRLSAHSPGHVSGHFMAEPGKRPSVKKAEGEQKAKRDSKTLPVLEALAKVANLPSISAGQAAHDKEKGTADSSLLTLNFLKLKPSCCGKGELEVGSTVEVKVSHVESPGSFWCQLMRDAQGFRTLMCDIEDFCKSQPAPYEGDTRACLAKRTANGRWSRALISGAQSLEHVRVVFVDYGDKDVVSMKDILSVSEAFLQVRAQAFRCSLYNLIQPIGENPFEWDEKAVQAFSGFIDNAWQNNLELKCTIFALASRHDEEWFNVVDLLTPFQSACHFLVEKRFARPVKLQKPLEPSVQLHSYYYSTHDLKIGSEELVYITHVDDPWTFYCQLARNTNILEQLSYNIIQLSKASLNLKASNLNPGTLCLAKYTDENWYRGIITEEEPNKVFFVDFGNTHIASDGLLPIPRDAYDVLLLPMQAVKCSLSDIPHHIPEEVTAWFQDTVLDKSLKALVVAKDPDGRLIIELYDDSIQINASINEKLGLLGYKNRTRKKDKESDIILHATEAPEDKNESVKSPPTEYLSKSGDGKSHSIEIMGEPCKPKMSPACKELKYLQGSTKANLVTLYQDSMGNKNDGGFPLTREKKEDMFTSSPVGAAKLDSALPEGRLGESGSKDLPPKFCEFPRKTIAPGFKTSVYVSHINDFSDFYIQLIEDEAEINRLSERLNDIRTRPQFHTGPPWQSGDVICAIFPEDNLWYRAVVMEQQPNDFLSVQFIDYGNMCVVHNNKTGRLGPIDAVLPALCLHCSLRGLLVPDMVGCKEMVAYFSQRTEEAQIRCEFVKFQGTWEVVLSDEHGIIAEDMMSRFPLNEKSQMGLTTQIMKGDSSKSANKPDMDTSVFLNWYNPKMKLIRAYATVIDGPEYFWCQFADSEKLQYLETEVQSAAKQLADRKSCAQCPRIGDPCIVRYREDGHYYRAVITNICEDHLASVRLVDFGNIEDCVDPKALWNIPSELLLVPMQAFPCCLSGFTVSGGVCPQEGNDYFYEIVTEDVLEITILEIKRDVCNIPLAVVELKSKGESINEKMKKYAKMGTPKSDLYYDKHGAERKGGLRPTSPDLGLKKPSHKMAQDKPFYVEARACELSERIEKDLNIETKTSKFYERSTRNIFEAFENSCKGKMGSERLDGNMDYHFVDRAKFDDTYLITGFNPIMPHASEPKELLELNSLEVPLSPDDECKEFLELESIELQHSPVGEEEEKEELGLGSPMAPPSPGCEAGATLEPFMVQLPLDCETEKQLDLELPTPQLSLDDSLSPFSAVVSPNIQESTCAEDEGKPGCAGSSDDGHSRSPILHHRKSGDSPTHDDLNLSEEEFPQFESRDNTALLAPLFSGEEARDGRKCGVAVPAVQLQNTYTLKGFSVGSKCVVWSSLRNTWSKCEILELAEEGTRVVNLSNGVEETVSPENVWNGIPKVDKNRAEAVFQTVGKDLSFMSSDDTTIKEEQHGGDADSTLEV from the exons ATGAGCTCGACTCCCGGGCTGCCCACCCCGGGGGCCTCGCTGGCCCTGCGGGTGTCCTTCGTGGACGTGCATCCCGAGGTGATCCCGGTGCAGCTGTGGGGACTGGTGGGCCAGCGACGGGAAGAGTACGTGCGGCTGAGCCGGGAGATTCAGGAGGCCGCAGCCACGCGCGGCCCTTGGGCGCTGGGTGGGGCCTCGGCGTCGCCGGGAGAGCTGTGCCTGGTGCAGGTGGGGCTCATGTGGCACCGCTGCCGCGTGGTCAGCCGCCAGGCGCAGGACAGCCGCGTCTTCCTGCTGGACGAGGGCCGCACCATCACGGCGGGCGCGGGCTCGCTGGCCCCGGGGCGCAGCGAGTTCTTCCACCTGCCCTCCGAGGTGCTGGGCTGTGTGCTAGCCGGCCTGGTGCCCGCGGGAGGCGGTGGCGCCGGCGGTGGCGAACCCCAGCACTGGTCCTCTAGCGCCGTGGACTTCCTTAGCAACCTGCAGGGCAAGGAGGTGCACGGACGGGTCCTGGACGTGCTGCTTCTCCATCGCCTGGTGCTGCTGGAGGTGCCCGTTGTGGCTCAGCAGATGGAGGAGCTGGGCCTGGCCAGGCAGGTGCCAGACAGCCTCTTCTGTTCCCTGCTCAAACGCTACCTGACCGCGGCGGGGCTGGGCAACTCCGGAGCTCCAGTTCTGCCGCGAGCCGCGCCCAAACAAGAGCATCCTGGGTTAGATTATTTCTATCCCCAACTGCAGCTGGGGGTGACGGAGCCCGTGGTGGTCACCCAAGTGTGCCATCCTCACCGCATCCACTGCCAACTCCGGAGCCTCTCGCAGGAGATCCACCGCCTCTCTGAGAGTATGGCCCAGGTATACCGGGCGTCCACGGGGACAGAGGATGAGGACTCTGGCAGTGCCacctgggaggagagggaggagagcccAGACAAGCCGGGGTCTCCGTGTGCTTCCTGTGGCTTGGACGGACAGTGGTACCGGGCTCTCTTGCTTGAAACTTTCAGGCCTCAGCGCTGTGCCCAGGTGCTGCACGTCGATTATGGAAGAAAAGAACTAGTGAGCTGCAGCAGCCTTCGCTACTTGCTGCCCGAGTATTTTCGAATGCCCGTGGTGACCTACCCGTGTGCCTTGTATGGACTCTGGGACTGCGGAAGAGGCTGGTCCCGGTCACAGGTTGGTGATTTGAAAGCTCTGATCCTGGGCCAGTCAGTGAACGCCAAGATTGAATTTTACTGTTCCTTTGAGCACAAGTACTATGTCACCCTGTATGGGGAAGATGGAATTAATCTCAACAGTGCCTTCGGAGTACAATCCTGTTGCTTGGCTGACCGATTTCTCGAGAGTCAGGGGctagaggaggatgaggaggaggaagatatgGAGGCTGCTTTTCACTCTCAGTCCCCTGctgaggaaatggaggaggaggttTCCCTCCCGTCCTTGAGCGCCATCAGGCTGAAGATGAATGCCTTCTATGATGCCCAGGTGGAGTTTGTGAAGAACCCCTCGGAGTTCTGGATTCgcctgagaaagcacaagaacaCCTTCAGCAAGCTGATGAAGAAAATGTGCAGCTTCTACTCTTCGGCCAGTAAGCTGGATGGCGTGATTTTGAAACCTGAACCGGATGACCTGTGCTGTGTCAAATGGAAGGAAAATGGCTACTACCGGGCCATGGTCACCCGACTGGACAGCAAGAGTGTGGATGTGTTCTTGGTGGATCGGGGCAACTCTGAGAACGTGGACTGGAGCGACGTGCGGATGCTGCTGCCTCAGTTTCGGCAGTTACCAATACTGGCTCTGAAGTGCACCCTGGCCGACATCTGGCCTTTGGGGAAAACGTGGAGCCAGGAAGCGATCTCATTTTTCAAAAAGACAGTACTCCACAAAGAATTAGTGGTCCACATCCTTGACAAGCAGGATCGCCAGTATGTCATCGAGATCCTTGACGAATCCAGAACAGGGGAGGAGAACATCAGTAAGGTCATCGCCCAAGCCGGATACGCCAAGTACCAGGAATTTGAGGCAAAAGAAAACATCAGGCTCAGTGCCCACTCGCCGGGGCACGTTTCTGGTCATTTCATGGCGGAGCCTGGCAAAAGACCTTCCGTCAAGAAGGCTGAAGGAGAACAGAAGGCGAAGCGAGACAGTAAAACCCTGCCTGTTTTAGAAGCTTTGGCCAAGGTGGCAAACCTTCCGAGTATCTCCGCTGGGCAGGCCGCACACGACAAAGAGAAGGGAACGGCCGACTCTTCTCTCCTCACTCTGAATTTCTTGAAACTGAAGCCAAGCTGCTGTGGGAAAGGCGAGCTGGAGGTGGGCAGCACCGTGGAGGTGAAGGTGTCTCATGTGGAGAGCCCCGGCTCCTTCTGGTGCCAGCTGATGAGGGATGCGCAGGGATTCAGAACCCTGATGTGTGACATCGAGGACTTCTGCAAAAGCCAGCCAGCCCCCTACGAGGGGGACACCCGCGCTTGCCTGGCAAAGCGGACCGCCAACGGAAGATGGTCCAGAGCTCTGATCAGCGGGGCCCAGTCTCTAGAGCACGTCAGAGTGGTGTTTGTGGACTATGGAGACAAGGATGTGGTCTCTATGAAGGACATACTCTCTGTCAGTGAAGCGTTTCTCCAGGTCAGAGCTCAGGCATTTAGATGCAGTCTTTATAATTTAATTCAGCCAATCGGTGAAAATCCCTTTGAGTGGGATGAAAAGGCAGTCCAGGCTTTTAGTGGGTTTATAGATAACGCCTGGCAGAATAACTTAGAATTAAAATGCACAATCTTTGCTTTGGCATCAAGGCATGATGAAGAGTGGTTCAATGTGGTGGACTTGCTAACGCCCTTTCAGAGTGCCTGCCATTTTTTGGTAGAAAAGAGATTTGCAAGGCCTGTAAAACTCCAAAAGCCCCTGGAACCTTCGGTCCAGCTACATTCTTACTACTATTCTACCCATGACCTAAAAATCGGAAGTGAAGAATTGGTGTACATAACACATGTTGATGACCCTTGGACATTTTATTGCCAATTAGcgaggaacacaaatattttagAACAATTATCATACAACATTATACAGCTAAGTAAAGCCTCATTGAATTTAAAAGCATCCAACTTGAACCCTGGAACCTTGTGCCTTGCCAAATACACCGATGAAAATTGGTACAGGGGGATAATAACAGAAGAGGAACCAAACAAAGTCTTCTTTGTTGATTTTGGGAACACTCACATAGCAAGTGATGGTCTGCTCCCCATCCCTCGAGATGCCTATGATGTCTTACTTTTACCCATGCAAGCTGTTAAATGCTCGTTATCTGACATTCCTCATCATATCCCGGAGGAAGTCACGGCATGGTTCCAGGATACTGTTTTAGATAAGTCATTGAAGGCTTTAGTTGTAGCAAAAGACCCAGATGGAAGATTGATTATAGAGCTATATGatgacagtatccaaattaatgcTAGTATTAATGAGAAGCTAGGGCTCCTCGGAtacaaaaacagaacaagaaaaaaggaTAAAGAGAGTGACATAATCCTCCACGCAACCGAAGCTCCTGAGGATAAAAATGAGAGCGTGAAGTCACCGCCTACAGAATACTTGAGTAAATCGGGAGATGGCAAATCACACAGTATAGAGATTATGGGCGAACCGTGCAAACCCAAGATGAGCCCAGCATGCAAGGAGCTCAAGTATTTACAAGGCTCAACCAAGGCCAACCTAGTCACTCTGTATCAGGACTCTATGGGAAACAAAAATGATGGGGGCTTTCCCTTaacaagagaaaagaaggaagacatGTTTACCAGCTCACCTGTGGGGGCTGCCAAACTAGACTCCGCTCTTCCTGAGGGAAGGCTAGGGGAATCCGGCAGCAAAGACCTGCCTCCGAAGTTCTGTGAATTCCCACGGAAAACCATAGCGCCTGGCTTTAAGACCTCTGTGTATGTGTCCCATATCAACGACTTCTCCGATTTCTACATCCAGCTGATAGAAGATGAAGCAGAGATCAATCGTCTTTCTGAGAGATTAAATGATATCAGAACAAGGCCCCAGTTTCACACGGGTCCACCTTGGCAAAGTGGAGATGTGATATGTGCCATTTTCCCAGAAGACAACTTATGGTACCGAGCAGTGGTCATGGAACAACAGCCCAACGACTTCCTCTCTGTACAGTTTATAGATTACGGCAACATGTGTGTGGTCCACAATAACAAAACGGGTAGGCTTGGCCCCATCGATGCCGTGTTGCCAGCACTGTGCCTCCATTGCTCCTTAAGGGGGCTTTTGGTACCTGACATGGTGGGCTGCAAGGAGATGGTGGCTTACTTTTCCCAAAGGACAGAAGAGGCTCAGATAAGATGTGAATTTGTTAAGTTCCAAGGCACCTGGGAAGTGGTCCTCTCGGATGAACATGGAATCATAGCTGAAGATATGATGAGCAGGTTTCCGCTCAACGAAAAGTCTCAAATGGGGCTTACCACCCAAATCATGAAAGGGGACTCTTCAAAGTCTGCTAACAAACCTGACATGGACACTTCAGTGTTTCTTAACTGGTATAATCCCAAAATGAAGTTGATAAGAGCCTATGCCACTGTCATAGATGGGCCTGAGTACTTTTGGTGCCAGTTTGCCGATTCTGAGAAGCTGCAGTACttagaaactgaggttcagagtgCCGCAAAGcagcttgcagacaggaaaagCTGTGCCCAGTGTCCCCGAATTGGAGATCCGTGCATCGTGAGGTACAGAGAAGATGGACATTATTACAGAGCCGTCATCACTAATATCTGTGAAGATCACCTTGCGTCTGTCAGGCTTGTGGACTTTGGGAACATCGAAGACTGTGTGGACCCCAAAGCACTTTGGAACATCCCTTCTGAACTCCTGCTGGTCCCCATGCAAGCATTTCCATGCTGCCTTTCTGGTTTCACTGTCTCTGGTGGAGTATGCCCTCAAGAAGGAAATGATTATTTTTATGAGATAGTCACAGAAGATGTGTTGGAAATAACAATATTGGAGATCAAGAGGGATGTCTGCAACATCCCCTTAGCAGTTGTGGAGCTGAAAAGCAAAGGCGAAAGCATTaatgagaagatgaagaaataTGCCAAGATGGGAACCCCCAAGAGTGACCTGTACTATGATAAACATggagcagagagaaagggaggcctTAGGCCCACCAGTCCTGACCTTGGCCTTAAGAAACCAAGTCACAAAATGGCACAGGATAAGCCGTTTTATGTGGAAGCCCGGGCATGTGAGCTCTCTGAGAGGATTGAAAAAGATTTGAACATTGAAACCAAGACAAGTAAATTCTATGAGCGTAGCACCCGGAACATTTTCGAAGCTTTCGAGAACTCATGCAAAGGTAAAATGGGCTCTGAGAGGCTAGATGGCAACATGGATTACCATTTTGTGGACAGAGCCAAGTTTGACGATACCTACCTCATTACAGGATTCAACCCTATAATGCCCCATGCTAGTGAGCCGAAGGAGCTATTGGAACTGAATTCACTAGAGGTACCGCTCTCTCCAGACGATGAATGCAAGGAATTCTTAGAACTGGAGTCCATTGAGTTGCAGCACTCCCCTGtcggggaggaagaagagaaagaggaactaGGCCTGGGGTCTCCGATGGCACCTCCGTCCCCCGGCTGCGAGGCAGGAGCCACCCTGGAACCGTTTATGGTGCAGCTTCCCCTGGACTGTGAGACGGAGAAGCAGCTAGACTTGGAACTCCCAACGCCCCAGCTGTCCTTGGACGACAGCCTCAGCCCTTTCTCCGCAGTCGTCAGTCCGAACATCCAGGAGTCCACGTGTGCCGAGGACGAGGGGAAGCCGGGTTGTGCGGGCTCCTCTGACGACGGCCACAGCAGGTCACCAATCCTCCACCACCGGAAGAGCGGAGATTCTCCCACCCATGATGACCTGAACCTATCCGAAGAGGAGTTTCCACAATTTGAAAGCAGAGACAACACTGCTTTATTGGCGCCTTTGTTCTCGGGGGAAGAAGCCAGAGACGGAAGGAAGTGCGGGGTCGCTGTGCCAG CCGTCCAGCTGCAGAACACCTACACTCTGAAAGGCTTCTCTGTTGGATCGAAATGTGTCGTGTGGTCGAGCCTAAGAAACACGTGGTCCAAGTGTGAGATTCTTGAACTAGCCGAAGAAGGAACAAGG GTTGTGAACCTTTCAAATGGTGTGGAAGAAACAGTAAGCCCCGAGAATGTCTGGAATGGCATCCCCAAGGTAGATAAGAATCGCGCTGAG GCTGTCTTCCAAACAGTGGGGAAGGACCTTTCCTTCATGTCGTCAGATGACACCACCATCAAAG